One genomic window of Candidatus Melainabacteria bacterium includes the following:
- a CDS encoding SDR family oxidoreductase — MAKRALVTGASEGIGFELCKLLAKDGYSIVLTARNQQQLEKRVEQLKEHKIETHIIVQDLSLPDACEKIVEELTAKNLQIDILINNAGFANYGYFSSNSLEKEVALLQVNIVALTKLTKLLLPSMLKNKDGKIMNLASMAAFVAGPQMAVYYASKAYVLSFSEALACELEGTGVTVTAVCPGATATEFQERAGLGRSKLFSKFKPMDATTVSEIGYRGMMNGDVIVITGTSNKFMGLATRLLPRSVCTHMVKRIQAAR, encoded by the coding sequence TTGGCAAAACGAGCCCTCGTAACCGGAGCATCCGAAGGAATTGGTTTTGAACTCTGCAAACTGCTGGCTAAAGATGGCTATTCCATCGTACTTACGGCTCGCAATCAACAGCAACTTGAGAAACGAGTTGAGCAATTAAAAGAGCATAAAATCGAAACTCACATCATTGTCCAGGATCTTTCTTTGCCCGATGCGTGCGAAAAAATAGTGGAAGAACTGACTGCAAAAAACCTGCAAATAGACATTTTGATAAACAATGCGGGATTCGCCAATTACGGCTATTTCTCAAGCAACTCTTTAGAGAAGGAAGTGGCACTGCTGCAAGTCAATATCGTCGCTTTGACTAAGCTGACTAAACTGCTATTGCCATCAATGCTGAAAAACAAAGACGGAAAAATAATGAACCTGGCCTCTATGGCAGCATTTGTGGCGGGACCACAAATGGCTGTCTATTATGCGAGCAAAGCTTATGTTCTTTCATTCTCAGAAGCTCTCGCTTGTGAGCTGGAAGGAACGGGAGTTACGGTGACCGCAGTATGCCCCGGAGCTACCGCAACTGAGTTTCAAGAACGAGCCGGACTGGGTCGCTCCAAGCTCTTCTCCAAATTCAAACCAATGGATGCCACTACTGTGTCTGAGATCGGTTATCGAGGCATGATGAACGGTGACGTTATAGTGATCACGGGAACCTCCAATAAGTTTATGGGATTGGCAACACGATTGCTCCCGAGGAGCGTGTGCACGCATATGGTGAAGCGCATTCAGGCGGCCCGCTAA
- a CDS encoding cupin domain-containing protein, whose protein sequence is MTADELKAMLDLKPLPGEGGFFKEIFRAPEMLAKSSLPLRYEDERATMTSIFYMLDSSTFSAFHRLKSDEIYHFYLGDPVVLSLIDQSGRLTEVTLGKDIASGHQLQYVVPKRVWQGSRLAPGGNFALMGCTVAPGFEFADYEHGERRVLLGDHPLHEEIIVALTRSD, encoded by the coding sequence ATGACAGCTGACGAACTAAAGGCAATGCTTGACCTAAAACCATTACCTGGAGAAGGGGGCTTCTTCAAGGAGATTTTTCGCGCTCCTGAGATGTTGGCGAAATCTTCTTTGCCGCTGCGATACGAAGATGAAAGAGCAACGATGACCTCTATCTTCTACATGTTGGACTCTTCTACTTTCTCAGCTTTCCATCGACTAAAGTCTGACGAAATTTATCACTTCTATCTTGGCGACCCAGTTGTGCTGTCTTTGATTGATCAGTCCGGCAGATTGACCGAAGTCACCCTCGGTAAAGACATCGCCTCTGGTCACCAACTGCAGTATGTCGTCCCCAAACGGGTCTGGCAGGGCTCGAGGTTGGCTCCCGGCGGTAATTTTGCTTTGATGGGATGCACCGTTGCACCAGGATTCGAATTTGCCGACTATGAACATGGCGAGCGAAGAGTACTTCTTGGCGATCATCCACTGCACGAAGAAATTATTGTTGCTTTGACGCGTTCTGACTGA
- a CDS encoding tetratricopeptide repeat protein translates to MQDVKLDWEELRQAGQLAFVEQRYEDCEKAWFEALEFARQNYRDLQIATSCLDLATLYNSVGQYQQAEPRITEALELRARNLGDQSIEVAECLTALAKNQGFQGKLHECEQLYRQALQIKESMLGAEHLDVADSLQELANFYASVGNFNECEPLMLRALAVKEANAGLVSKEVANGLKTLARIYRKQGRFADADAYYLKTLSVKEELLGMDHAEVAETLRSLANNYSYQGKYAEAEPLYKRSLEIYEKNPEPDHSEIATNLHNLAVLYYKMSRDGEAAMLYRRALELFSTVLGTEHPEVATTLLSMAKFYEERKKYDKAAALTNLAVQIYEKNYGPDHKAVGNALKDLAELYSAQGRTFEAEDLRKRSRAILAG, encoded by the coding sequence ATGCAGGATGTCAAATTGGACTGGGAAGAACTGCGGCAGGCAGGTCAGTTGGCCTTCGTCGAGCAACGATACGAAGACTGCGAGAAAGCCTGGTTTGAGGCTCTGGAGTTCGCCAGGCAAAATTACCGCGATTTGCAGATCGCCACTAGCTGCTTAGATTTGGCAACCCTCTACAATTCAGTCGGTCAATATCAGCAGGCCGAGCCGCGCATAACCGAGGCACTTGAGCTTAGAGCACGTAATCTTGGCGACCAGAGCATAGAAGTGGCTGAATGCTTGACAGCGCTGGCCAAGAATCAGGGTTTTCAGGGCAAATTGCACGAGTGCGAACAGCTTTATCGTCAGGCGCTGCAGATTAAAGAGAGCATGCTTGGTGCTGAACATCTTGATGTAGCTGATAGTTTACAAGAGCTTGCTAATTTCTACGCTTCGGTTGGCAATTTCAACGAATGCGAACCTCTGATGCTGCGCGCCCTGGCTGTTAAAGAAGCAAATGCAGGTCTGGTCAGCAAGGAAGTAGCGAACGGATTGAAGACTCTGGCTCGAATTTATCGAAAACAGGGACGATTTGCGGATGCTGATGCCTACTACCTGAAGACACTGTCGGTGAAAGAAGAGTTGCTGGGAATGGACCACGCCGAAGTGGCTGAAACACTTCGCAGCCTGGCCAACAACTATTCGTATCAGGGTAAGTACGCCGAGGCGGAGCCTCTGTACAAGCGCTCTCTTGAGATATACGAAAAAAATCCGGAGCCTGATCACTCTGAGATTGCCACCAACTTGCATAATCTTGCGGTCTTGTACTACAAAATGAGCAGAGATGGTGAGGCCGCGATGTTGTATCGCCGCGCTCTGGAACTTTTTTCGACGGTGCTGGGCACCGAACATCCCGAAGTGGCAACGACCTTGTTGTCGATGGCCAAATTCTACGAGGAGCGCAAGAAGTACGATAAAGCTGCTGCTCTAACAAATCTCGCTGTGCAAATATACGAAAAGAACTATGGACCAGATCACAAAGCGGTCGGTAATGCGCTGAAGGACCTGGCGGAGTTGTACAGCGCTCAGGGGCGTACTTTCGAAGCCGAAGACCTGCGTAAGCGATCCAGAGCAATCCTCGCTGGTTAG
- a CDS encoding septal ring lytic transglycosylase RlpA family protein — MINIVRYFCAVVFVLLIFTTPALSSPIRKIESKIGKVFHGVASFYADKFNGRKTASGEIFDNSKLTCAHRSLPFGTKILVKNPDTGSCCEVIVNDRGPYAHNRVVDLSKAAARKLGITGLGRVVCYAGKSVVNAIDIEGPTKSGKTAVDGVNQSKVIASAENASEPLKVNAAQSGNDASESQASKPKAD, encoded by the coding sequence ATGATTAACATCGTGCGCTATTTTTGCGCTGTTGTCTTTGTGTTGCTCATTTTCACGACACCGGCACTATCTTCGCCGATTCGCAAAATAGAGTCAAAAATTGGGAAGGTTTTTCATGGTGTGGCTTCGTTCTATGCCGACAAATTCAACGGGCGTAAAACCGCATCCGGAGAGATTTTCGATAATTCGAAGTTGACTTGTGCGCACCGATCATTGCCATTTGGCACCAAAATTCTAGTGAAGAATCCGGATACAGGCTCTTGTTGCGAGGTGATCGTCAACGATCGTGGTCCCTACGCTCACAACAGAGTAGTGGACCTCTCAAAAGCAGCGGCGCGCAAACTAGGTATCACCGGGCTGGGTAGAGTGGTCTGCTATGCCGGAAAGAGCGTGGTCAATGCAATTGACATAGAGGGTCCTACAAAGTCAGGAAAAACTGCGGTAGACGGTGTCAACCAGAGTAAGGTAATTGCCTCTGCTGAGAATGCTTCTGAGCCTCTTAAAGTTAATGCGGCTCAGTCAGGTAACGACGCTTCCGAGTCCCAGGCATCCAAACCAAAAGCCGACTAG
- a CDS encoding RNB domain-containing ribonuclease, with protein sequence MSKSNHVNLASMAHDNMLEAGFQPDLTPEIKEQLKNLKSTPPKGNEKTRDLRELLWSSIDNRESQDLDQIEWSESLPDGNMRLLIGIADVDAYVPKDSPIDLYARVNTTSVYMGIMTYPMLPEKLSFDISSLLPHVDRLAIVTELIVDKNGAVIFTDFYRALVRNHAKLAYADIGPWLDSKDDLPDRLDQPGLADQLHMQDLAADRLKEVRIRNGALNLATVEATPVAQNGKVVDITTTEHNAGRDLIENLMVAANTAMAQELDKKGTFSIRRIVREPKRWPKIVETARALGYTLPETPDSKALSEFLDQRKSVDPDHFPDLSLTIVKLLGPGEYVVVKSGEAHEGHFGLAVQDYTHSTAPNRRYPDIVTQRLLKSVIDKKPEIYSQSELEDIAAHCTQMASAANRVERFMRKAAAAVLLSDKIGQTFKGIVTGVKEDATYVRISKPSAEGRIIKGQRGVDVGDKVKVRLLSTDPLKGFIDFQKI encoded by the coding sequence ATGTCAAAATCAAACCATGTGAACCTTGCTTCAATGGCTCACGACAACATGCTCGAAGCAGGTTTTCAGCCAGATCTTACCCCTGAAATAAAAGAGCAGCTGAAGAACCTGAAGTCCACGCCACCAAAAGGAAACGAGAAAACGAGGGATCTCAGAGAGCTGCTCTGGTCTTCCATCGACAATAGAGAATCACAAGATCTAGATCAAATTGAATGGTCAGAATCATTACCCGATGGCAATATGCGCCTTTTAATCGGAATTGCTGATGTGGATGCATATGTACCTAAAGACTCACCGATCGACCTATATGCAAGAGTCAATACCACGTCCGTCTATATGGGCATCATGACTTATCCAATGCTGCCTGAAAAGCTATCCTTCGACATCAGTTCGTTACTTCCTCATGTCGACCGACTGGCAATCGTTACTGAATTGATTGTAGATAAAAACGGTGCGGTCATCTTTACTGATTTTTATCGTGCGCTGGTCAGAAACCACGCTAAACTCGCGTATGCCGACATCGGACCCTGGCTCGACAGCAAAGATGATTTGCCTGACAGACTAGACCAACCAGGACTGGCAGATCAACTCCACATGCAAGATCTGGCAGCAGATCGCTTAAAAGAAGTGCGCATCAGAAATGGTGCGCTCAATCTTGCCACAGTCGAAGCAACACCAGTCGCACAAAATGGAAAAGTCGTAGACATTACGACAACAGAGCACAATGCCGGACGCGATCTGATAGAGAACCTCATGGTCGCAGCCAACACAGCCATGGCTCAAGAATTGGACAAGAAAGGAACTTTTTCGATTCGCAGAATTGTCCGAGAGCCCAAACGCTGGCCGAAAATTGTCGAAACAGCCCGAGCACTAGGCTACACATTGCCAGAAACTCCTGACTCCAAAGCACTCTCAGAATTTCTGGACCAGAGAAAGTCCGTCGACCCCGATCACTTTCCTGACTTGTCACTGACTATCGTGAAACTGCTGGGACCAGGAGAATACGTCGTAGTCAAGTCAGGCGAAGCACACGAAGGACACTTCGGTCTGGCGGTGCAAGACTACACGCATTCAACGGCACCAAATCGCCGCTACCCAGACATCGTCACCCAGCGTCTTTTGAAGAGTGTGATTGATAAGAAGCCTGAGATTTATAGCCAGAGTGAACTGGAAGATATCGCCGCCCACTGCACGCAAATGGCGAGCGCGGCCAACAGAGTCGAACGTTTCATGCGTAAAGCCGCCGCTGCAGTACTGTTGAGCGACAAAATTGGACAAACCTTCAAAGGCATCGTCACCGGTGTCAAAGAAGATGCAACCTATGTTCGAATATCGAAACCCTCAGCAGAAGGTCGAATCATCAAAGGACAACGCGGCGTTGACGTGGGCGACAAAGTTAAAGTGCGTCTGCTGTCTACAGATCCGCTCAAGGGATTTATAGATTTTCAGAAGATTTGA
- a CDS encoding class I SAM-dependent methyltransferase, with protein sequence MGSDDSPKKMTRLYEIPLLYDLAFRRMAITNNVDGLLACHERFGSEHELKNVLELAAGPSRHALEFASRGYLATAIDNSPSMCFYATKLAGDLSVPLNVNNEDMLDFNISENFDLAFILLNSIGHVHTATDLTRHLAAVSRHLSRDGLYVVEAHYPHWSGRESIKQSSWPVELEGIQLHVDFGATDDEFDVDTRVRSLKLHIYGSVMGNSVDLADHLMIRSWSADCFEETVAESGFFEIAAKLSSLDPDQPFNPAEAGRLVYVLKKKDGLLSQNASKQQ encoded by the coding sequence ATGGGCAGTGACGATTCGCCAAAGAAAATGACAAGACTCTATGAAATACCATTGCTTTACGACCTTGCCTTCAGGCGCATGGCTATTACTAACAACGTGGACGGGCTTCTGGCTTGTCACGAGCGCTTCGGCAGCGAGCACGAACTGAAAAATGTCCTTGAGTTGGCGGCGGGACCAAGCCGCCATGCCCTGGAATTCGCGAGCAGAGGCTACCTCGCAACTGCAATCGACAACTCGCCGTCGATGTGTTTCTATGCCACGAAACTTGCCGGCGACCTATCTGTCCCCTTGAATGTTAACAACGAGGACATGCTCGATTTCAATATCTCAGAGAATTTTGATCTGGCTTTTATCCTGCTTAATTCAATCGGGCACGTACACACGGCAACAGATCTCACCAGACACCTGGCTGCAGTCTCAAGACATCTGAGTCGAGACGGGTTATACGTGGTCGAGGCTCATTACCCTCACTGGAGTGGTCGCGAGTCAATCAAACAGTCGTCTTGGCCAGTCGAGTTAGAGGGCATTCAACTACACGTCGACTTCGGTGCCACTGACGATGAATTCGATGTCGACACCAGGGTTCGCAGTCTCAAATTGCACATTTACGGTTCGGTGATGGGCAACTCAGTAGACCTAGCCGACCATCTGATGATTCGCTCATGGTCGGCAGATTGCTTCGAAGAAACAGTTGCAGAGAGCGGGTTCTTTGAGATTGCAGCTAAACTCAGTTCACTCGACCCAGATCAGCCATTCAATCCAGCTGAGGCCGGGCGGCTCGTCTATGTTCTGAAGAAAAAAGACGGTTTGCTCAGTCAGAACGCGTCAAAGCAACAATAA